The Dreissena polymorpha isolate Duluth1 unplaced genomic scaffold, UMN_Dpol_1.0 chrUn007, whole genome shotgun sequence DNA window TTTAATAACAAGTAACCATGCATGAACGATTCAGGTCAAATATCGTTCCCTACATTCGCTGGCTTCATAGTCAAATTCACTTAGGaaaacatttaatgcaaaaaacaacaacagaaaaatacattttcaattgatGCAGTGAGCAAGCGAAAATTTGCAAACACTTGGCAATTACACAAAATAAGGAAGCGATTTTAATTAAGGGACAAAACTATAGAGTCACGGTGCATGCTTTAACCATGATTTGTgtcaataacatatttttaaaaatgcaacGTTAATGAAGCAAAACTCACGTGcaagaaaacaatacaaacaatttacTATATGGCATGAACGTACTGGCCAATAAACGATTTGAACATAATTCAGATACAATTGATTCCTTTGGGAAAGCGCCTTAAGGTATTTGTATATTGGTTTAAAAACCATTTGCATTTATGTTTGATTATTAACATTTACATAAAAAGTATATTATCTCATTGAATGATTTTCATGTGTACGTCGGTAAAATCTTAACAAATAAGAGCGGAGAAAACCGCTTCGGTATGTTTGGGAATAAACAATTGCAAGGTTCTAGTGTGTTTATTCATAAAGATAAGgaacatgattttaaataaaaactaaatcaGTAAGTGGCATACTATTGCATTGTTTGAATGCAGATCGAACGATAAATGACGTGTAACGGATAATTTGAATATAAACAGTTATTATAAGCTAGtatgtataataattattatattatacaacaCATCGTAAATAAAGCAATCGGATACACATGCTTTAAACATGCAGATATATTAGAAATAATTGATGTGAACCATCTATTCGAACGATAAAATCAATACTATTGAATATTCTTAACCAAACGGCCAAACATAGGATTTTATCTGACAATTTattaatgttgatgttttaattatttgaattttgAACCAAAAGTGACCGTATTCACTATAGTTTTTGATGGCTATACATTGTCTTGTTTTTTCAGATGCTGTCAGTGTGGCAATATCGGAACGACCGGTCTGGATTGCCCTAAGAATTACCGATCCAACTCAGTACTCAGGCAATTCTCCAGAACTGCCATCCATACAACAAATTGAATTGACGGATGTCACATGTTCCTATACCTGGCTATGCAGTCTGCTCAGTATGCTGCTGACACTTGATCATAAAGTGAAGTGTTCTCTGAATGACTGCGAAATAACGTCGGATGTAGGGGGCGCAGTGAGCCCATTATTTAAAACTGGCCACCTAGAAATACAaacagaaaatacaaaaataGCACTGTCCGTACGTAATACAAGTCTATgggaggctctccatggtctgaatataaaGAGTCTGCGTCTAGAGGGTCGTTATAAAGCTTTTAGAGAAAATCATAAAGAGTTGATAGATCAGACGCTATCATTGCTCTTTAAGCTTGACACACTTAGGATTACTGAGGAACATGACACTCCTGATTTGTGGCAGACTCTTCATGGTTTAAATATCAAGATTCTGAGTCTGAGTATCGTGGGGAGAATAAAGCATACAGAGTCATTGGCTCAGTCGCTAGCCTCGCTGAAACAGCTGGACATGCTAAGTATTGAAGTAAACTATGACCGCCGTGGTCTGTGGGAGGCTCTGCATGGTCTGAGTATCAAAAGTCTGAGTATGCGTCTGATCTGCAAGGATGGGTGTTTcaaactgaactatgcggagtCTATGAAGCAGTCgctatcatcgctcacacagctggaaacACTTATTGTAAGTGTGACGTATTATATACCTGGTCTTTGGGGATCTCTATATGGTCTAAATATCAAGAAACTGATTTTGAATGGTGGATGGAGAGGTTTGAGCCTGGAGCATGCGGAGTCGTTGTCACAGTCGCTATCATCGCACAAACATCTGATAATTCTTAGTATTGAACTGGACTATGACCGCCCTGAACTGTGGGATGCTTTGAATGGTTTGAGTATGAAGAGACTGAGTCTGAGTGGTAAGCGTAGAGGTTTAAAACTGTTGTATGCGGAGTCTATGAAGAAGTCGCTTTTATCGCTCAAACAGCTGGAATCTCTTATTATTAGTGGTTTTGAAGACTGTCCTGGTCTGTGGGAGGCTTTCAGTGGTCTTAGTATCCGACACCTGAGTCTGCTTGCTGGGCTGGGATCCTATAGAGTGGATCATAATGGAGCGTCGAAATCACTATTATCTCTCACACATTTGGAAACACTCATTATTAGTGAGGATGACAAAAGTCCTGGTGTGTGGCAGGCTCTCCGCTTTTTGAACATTAAGAGTCTTAGTCTATACGGTTGCAATGATCGAGGTTTTAGAGTGAATGATACAACGTCGTTGTCTCAGTCGCTATCATCGCTTACTCATTTGGAAAAGCTTACACTATATGTGTTTACATCCATCGGCCTTCAGCTACCTCAGTCATTGaagtatttgaatatatattgtgAGACAATGCCTCCATCCAAATTACGCGACATTCTGGATACACTTTCTGCATGTAAGCATGCAATTGAGATTAGGCTAGAATGTGGCTGTGCTTCTAGTGTTGATCCCCCAGAACGAGTCCAGCTACAGGAATACCATTCAAGTCAGCTGGAAATTGCTGCACGGAATAATGTTGCAATTAAACGATTCCGAATATATGAATGGCATTATTCTGCCGGTTCGGACATGTATATACATAACGTTTGTGATGTTGATGACGCTTCTCAAGATGACTGTAGCGTTAAAGATGATGCATATGAACATTTTGCTAAACGTATGAAAGACTTAAAATTTAGCCGAATTTCAATACGACTTCAGACTCCAGTCGCAAAATGATAAACTAGTGCGTGTTGTTGATAGACAATAAATTGGTACGAAACcaacgttttaaatgtttttgttggtATTATAATACCTAAATAGATATCgttatgtatttcttaaaaacGTAAATTACAAGATGTAAATTTTTTCTGACATAGTGTGTTGTCGAATTTTCAATGAATTTTTTTACAAGAAAAGAGAACAGAAAAATAATAGTTCGAAATTAAAACTAATGTGTACTGAAATTCAATGAGAAATGTACATGTTGATGGAACAGCTATCTTTCAAACAGATTCATTCACAAGAGCTGTTCTTTAGCAATTAtagatgtttaaaacaatgaCGTCCCTAAGTCGTAAATGACTTCAGTATCATTCAAATCAGCGAAGAAATATGTGCTTGTTGCAACAGAGCAAGTTGCACATTTTAAAACGGAATATAACATATCAACATTAGTTAATATTTAGTTTTAATGTTATTGTacatgtttttgtaatacacgCAATTTTGAACATATTAAGTGGACACGTATACAACTATTTTCACAGCATTTGacttaatttataattattgaattacaTCAAAGTTGTTATTGTCTTCTTTTCAATATAATCCAAGCCGCTTAAATTGTTAAAAtccatgttaaatatttaatttgctgCTTGTACACAGTGCTTTACATTTTTGTCGTTTGAAAAAAACAGTACCTCAAAATTGTCGCCCATGAACAGTAACGTTTAAAGATGTAAAAGATAAGGAGTTTCATAATTGTATACTTCATGTTTATTCAACCGTTCAGTTGTTTGTTCTCaaatttgtatattatatatgtatacatttcttACTATTACCGAGTATTATTAGTTTTGGATTGattaattattgtatttgctgtttattttcaacattgttttataattattaccattttattaataaacattaaagTAAAAATAAGTAATTATATATGCAATACTTAGTATGTGACTTTTAAGGTTGTACCAATTGTACTTGATGGTTATGATACATGATGGTATAGTTGTACTATATTTTCAATGATATAAAGCGAAACGTTTGGTTCGTACAGGACAGTATTACATTGAAAGTGGCTATTTACTGTTGTACAACTGAACTGTGTTGTATACACAGCATAACCAAGTAAATGTTGGATTCACAATTAATATCAGTTGTCTCTCCGTACACACAAACCTGTCCGACCATGTACCTCTACACTTTTAATTATACAACATTCTATGTTCCATGACGTGTTCCTGATGATATGAAACTTGTCATATTGAATTACCCATATCATAATTTTTTTATGCTTTTAAACAAGTGTGTAAAATGCTATGGAAGGATTGCAATGTAATGGTTATTTAATCCATTTGAGTATGCTTATGTGGCGGTTTCCATAAAGCATCCATAAAGCATCAAAGGGATTTCATAATTTAAGTCATACTATTTTGTTATCATTGAAAACTAGGAGTAATGAGTCTTTTCGCAACTTATTGAATTCCAAAACTCTTCCACTTTTATCTCTTTCCAGCTCATAGATTACCGATAATATATGCAAATAGTGTTACGCACCTCAGGTATACTTCTTTATCGCGCGGTGTTTTGGAAAATAACATGAGTCAAAATATTCATTCAACACTATCATTTATTCATACATTGACTTTGTATTGCAGTGTAAATAACATGTAAAGAAAATTACAATGTGCCTTCAGTGTAACAACAAATACACTAGTGTAGTAATTATACCGAATTTATATGTGACGCATTGCCAGACAGTTCCGCGTTCATGAAAACTTTTGTTAACAATAcagtaaaaatgttataaagattaTGAAATTAATGTTAGATTAAGGTAAACTATGTTTATACAAATAGATAAAATCGATGTGATAAACGACTTAAAaggtatttattttgaaataaaatgaatgatTTATTCTGAACAAAATGCGTCTACCCTAGATCTTGACTAAAACTTGACTAACttatttttacttaatgttttacaTATTACGGTGACAAAATTTGGTCAGTTATCAAGATTTTGTCATAAATGACCATCATTCTGGGCAGCAGTGACCAGCATTTTCCGGACACGTGAATGACCAAGAAATGGTTCGATACAAGACGCCATTTATCAAACTTTATCATAATACGACAAAATGGCGAAAACGTAACAATTACAAAGTATAACAACTGGATTAAATTTTATGTGATGCATCTTGTTTTAATCAACTTGATTCTCAAAGTGACTTTGAGGAAAGGACATTTTAcagaattcaataaaacaaatagcTGCCAAAAATTACAAGGTGCCACTTGAAATGTATAGGTAAGCTGGCAGAAACTGTAAAATACTGGAACGCACTAACGACACAAGAAATTCCTTTACATGGATGGCTTACATCCAGATTAATAATCTGGTGATGTTTTGGATTATATACTCATTTGTGAAAATGTgtcaattgatatatttatatagttacaTAAGGTCACCCGTATAAAAAAACTTTACAGTCCATAAAGTGCTACTGAACACCTGGGGTGTATCACTTTACTATTTTTGAAGCACATTACAGTATAGCGTTACACTTTTTGGTAATACAACTGAGATCATTCTTCATGTTATTATGTATCTTAATGCCTGTATGTTCTTTACTGTTTCTGAACTGACATTTCAAACAGTGTAGTGACAGGGTAAGTCGTTTTTCGGCAGCACTACCAattgacagaagagagacatagcataAGCCTCGATCTTTATTCTCGcattttatacgcccgtttttaaaaacgggacgtattatagtttcatcCTTGgggggcgggcggcgggcggcgtccacagaagtgtccgctctttaattcaaatagttttcatccgatcttcaccaaatgtggtcagaagttgtgtctagatgatatgtaggtcaagttcaaatatgggctattccgggtcaaaaactaggtcacgaggtcacttagtacagttcaagcatttagcatggtgtccgctctctaattgatgtagttttcatccgatcttcaccaaatttggtcagaagttgtgtctagatgatatgtaggtcaagttcgaatatgggtcatgccgggtcaaaaacaaggtcaggatgtcacttagtgcatttcaagcatttagcatggtgtccgcactctaattgaagtagttttcatctgatcttcatcgaatttagtcagatgttacgtctaaatgatatttaggtcaagctcaaatatgtgtcatgccggttcaataactaggtctcgaggtcacttggtgcatttcaagcattttgcatagtatccgctctctaattgaagtagttttcatctgattctcaccgaatttagtcagatgttacgtctaaatgatatctaggtcaagttcaaatatgggtcatgccgggtcaataactaggtctcgaggtcacttggtgcatttcaagcattgagcatggtgaccaaaaccttcgaacgggcgtatcttgtgacagtttggcactcttgtttcaaaTTGTATTTGCAGTCTACATGCTAAGAAATATAGAAATGTCTACCTGTTTGGCATACCTTGTCAAAAGTAGTATGTCTGTGTGAACTGTATTGCTTGTATGTGTTTAAGAATAACTTAATAAACATAGTTTAAACCAGAAGTTAGTTTTGACTCACACATAATCCCATTCATTGCTGTTgcatgaataaatattaaatatttgtcataatttatttaaaaataaatttctacgatcaattttaaaatatataacatatatagtATGCAACAACTCATTGTATCATGTGTTTAAATGTACTCTTGGACACTATAGTTCTAAATTAATATCGTTTATGATTTATGGTTTCTGtgatacaaatatttataaaataaagaacaTAACTTACATAAATAATAGTACAATTATATAATTAAGCCGAAGACATAAATTGTTCATTAGTTCAAAAATGCTTACAAAAGGAAACGATAATCGTTTTGTGTTCCATTTTCAGAAAAATCCATTTAAATCGATAATATAATAGGTAGCTTATAAGCTTGAAGCAATTGAATACGGCTAGCAAATGCAAACAAATGAATATGTGAACATAATTCGTTCAACACGTACGAATCTTTACGTTTCTAAAACAAGGTTGCATTCAAATTGAACGTGTAGTCACATGTCATATATGTGCGAAATATGCTTTAAAGTAACGTGTCAATCTcgttttttatgtattatatgagttcagtttaatgatattttattcaTATGCATTTATTAATGTAACACCTGTGAAGTCAtttacggaaaatatacttgtcTAAAAAGAACTAGGCATCCAATTTCCAATTGAATATATATTCTTTGAGGGTTTTACTTTCTTTTGTTAATAAATCGTGTTAATAGATCGTGTTTGTTTCAGGgttgtttgttatttaatatttgtactaGTGCAAGGAGTCAGCTCAGTGCTAAATAAAAAACGAAATAGAAATTATAAAATTCtttataaatattgcaatagAAATGTGTACAAGGACCTCAGCGGTTCTAGTGCCGACCTTGGACAGGGTTGGTACCAAATACTTGAAGTTGTTTACTTTTGACAGTTTCTTACCAATCATGGTGATGTATGCACTGATGTTATTCATACTTTTCACAATAACCTTGGACTTATCAATGCTGATCTCTATCCCGTATGCCACTGCATGTTCCGAGAGTATGTTGATGATGTATTGTAGTCATCTGCTGGTGGCACTATtgctgtacatgtatatgtaataaGCGAATATAAAGTTAGAAACGGGTCTGCAATCGATCGAGATTGAGGTGTGGGTGTCTTGTAGAGACTGCGTTATTATCGTCTAAATTAAAAGGCTGAACGGAACGGAGGGCAGCAGATATCCAGGATATACGTCCACTGATGTTTGATTAATTTTCGTTAAACATATTTACTTCATTTGTAGTCCTAAATGCAAAAATgcagataagcaaatgaaaattattttttctcaCGAAACGTACGATGAAATATAAGCTTTGATTTAAACTGGGTCTatgaaaagtatatatttttttgtttatttgtctaTAGTGTATGCTTAAGAGggacacttttttaaataaatgtttctcatttttatgCTTGTGTTTCTTCCTGTAAGTTATTTTTATACATTCGAGATTACGAACACTTGTCATATACACGATATAGTAATTAGAGGCCGGATACAACTTAGCGAAACAATGCCGTTATTTGATCTCGAATGagtacaatattaatatttaatcacaatAGTAATATCCATACGCACACAATATTGTAGGCATTAACATGATGAAGTTcgtaaaaatatttaacttaataatATCAGCGTCCATTGACATTTTCCCAACGTATGTTCGTCTAGGGCGACAAAAGTTTACAATGTTAATAGTACCAGAAGGTTGCATAAGTGGTTGTCTATGGCAAAAAGTGTttgcttttttaaaaacaatagtGTCTAAAAACCTAGGGTCGAAGATTCGACTCGTAACTACTACCTATTTGTATTCCGTCCCGTAACAGAAATTTAACAAACGTGTAATGTATTATGAGCTTTATATTAAACGGAACTAACTTCGTATGTGAAATGGGACGTCCCCTTATCTGGATCCTACCCAGTTACCCAAATAAGTATTGGTTAGTAGCCAGATTGAAGAATCCCAGTGGATTTCATAACAATCTAATAAAAACTCGTCTTTTCTTTGGCACATGTGGCATGTGCATGTCTGTATTTATTTCGCTCCCACGACAAAGTCATTCATTCTCGTGATTTAATAAGTAAAGCATGGTAACGAATAATGTCAGTCGTGGGAACGAACTGAGAAAGTCGTTGTAAATCTAACCCGTAGGAACGATTTATTAACTCGTGGTAACTACACAATAAACCAATCCAGATGcaaacagtttgaaaaaaaatgcctCCCTACCATTGAATCAGTTATTTTGAAACATgttcaaattgtttattttaattgttcatttCTTGTCCACGAGTTATTAACCGCATCGTGCAAGAAGTTCGTGCAGTACTGTAATGATATATATGTTGAATATGAAAttcatcaaaagatgcatttaaacATAATCGTATCGATTCCTAGATATTTGCCAATATCGATTTGTTGCCAATGCAAACTTGTCTTCGTACGACttcaatttgaaacaaagaaCTATACTTACTATAACTGTGTTAAGGATTTCATTACAACAATCGTATGCTATTTTCAGTAGGTGATACGTAAAGTGAATTATGGGATTGGGTCTTACCCTTTTAACTTGCGCAAATGATGTACAGCCATGTGCACGCATTGGCATTGGCAACAAATCAAAACTGTAATGCAAAATAAGCACATTCTTATCTGACAACCGCAAAAAGCAAAAGTAAATTCCCGTAAAAATACACTTTCGTTTGTATCCGTCTTAATGGTCTAAATTACTAATTGTAAGTGCATAGAaggttttatttgcattttagcaCGCAATATTACTGCAGTAAAcctttgtttcaataaataacaATGATATGAAACATGAATTCATACACTGGTAAATAGTGTCTATAATTGAAAACATCAATCGCGAACAAAACGTAGCAAAAGACAATTGAAACGCGTAATTGATATAGATACTATACGAATAGAAATCCGCAAATCTTTATGGACAGCACAGCTGTTACACACATGCGCCTAGCATAGTTTTAATTTAGTCTTATTTTATTTACGTCACTCGTCGTCAGCGTGATTTAATtgcaggtattgactgcctaTGTGTATTTTTTTACGTTCAATCCTGCGCTCACATTATCTGTATCGATTGTTGCTGCGACAATGATGTCTGTAATGTCATACATCAGCTGCTCCTGTGTTACATGCCAAAAAGCAGTTTGCAAAatgatttcaaacaaatacactaTTTTTTCGACGTAGTGGTTTtatccagcttttcaccttacatTTAGTGGGACTGCTTGGTAATCAAAATTCTGTCTATTTGTTATGTTGTGCCCGAAGTATTCCTCACGATTTGAAATACGTGTTATTGCAGTTTTTGTTGccgttattgttgttgttgttgaataatTATATAGTAGGAGTCCTCTTAATGTATGTGTGCTTGTTGTcgttcgctaaatttcactcatgCAAATTTCATTTCGAGTATTTCTTTACAATTAAAATTATGACACGTTTATATTCGTTTTAACTCCGTAAGTCAGTTAAGTGTAAGTTAGTCAAGTGCCAGTTAACCTAAAATCTTGTTGTCAGTTTTCGGTACTTCAATCAAGTGTATTTTTCAATAGATATATTTCACACGAAAGGGCATCAAGTACGCAATACAGATAACGGTTGTTTAGCTCCTTTGACTGGACTACAAATCCCAGTGCTTAGATCCTGAAACGTTCACATAACATATGGGGAGTTTAGTCTAATAATTCATATGGCTATTTAGccgttatttttaaataaaaaaagtcgtTCTTAGTTAATTTTGTAAGCATAATCAATAAATACTGGTTACCTTGCTGAACTAAGAAAAGTATAGGTCAGTTAGAATAGACCGCcgtgaaataattaaaataaattggtaCTTTGAAACCGTCGAAACTATCATGTGTATTTGTTAACCGGAGAATTGCCTCAGACAATAGTTCATTATGAAACATTAACAAGTGGGCAATAAACATGCAATGCTAGTATCAATAGCTATTGTTCATGTCCAAcctcattttaaataaaaatatttacctaTACAGTTTCATATTAATACATATGATACATTTTGATTTACGTCATTAATAAGCAACCCAAAGGTTTTGAGGACAAAATGACTCCAGTATAATTCCCTCTTATATGTTTAGGTACTTGGAATTTAAAACTAACACGATTTTTATGAGTTAAACTACAAGATTCGTGTACCTTATATGATTAGTATAAGGTACTGTTCACAGTTTTCTTTTTGATTAAATAACAAAATGTCATTACACGAAGTTAATAGCATAActgatatattttaaaacttttgaataatacaaattaccaacaacaaaatacaattaaaagaaatatgcCTGCCCTGGGGTTCGCACCCGGGCGTCCTATAAATAAAGCGAACGCGCTTTCAATATGCCACACAGgattttgaatgttttttatgTATCGATTAAAAAATAGCAAAACACGGTCGTTAACTACCGGAGCCACCTTTTAAGAGATGCACAAATTAACGACCGAATTCAACATCCGAGGTGGTGCTTACGACCGGTGGTGTTTTTATGTTGGAAACATTTAGAAAGATAAAAGTGTTATAAGCTTTTGTAACACCTGTATTTAAAAAATCGGACAGCGCGGTAATATTcaagattaaataaaacattaatttacaaTGACATACAATCACCTACAATGAGGAGCTTATCAGTTTCGAGCTCGTGCAATTTCGAACAAAAGAATCGTTTATTGTTTCTGTTTGATTACAAAATGTCCACACAATAATGCAAGTAATGACATCAAACATTCAATTGCAACATATTAACGTTTTAGCATCaactaaaacataaaattatggCCGATCTGTCAGATAATGTTCGCATTTGTTCTCACATGAGGTGGAGAGAAGATGGCGCTTATAACATCAGTTTGCGCGAATTAATGATATATGATTTGATAGTCTAAAGCAATTGTATCTCCCCGTCGCTTTCATTTGTTAAATGCATGTCCAAGCTTATTACTCCTCACCGGAAATAAGTTATACTTAAATTATACAgaacatacacaaaataaattgGACACGTTGTAAATagcagaataaaaaaatatcatccCAAGTTAAACCTATAAGCATTCTGAATATAAAACTCTGTAAATGCCCGAAATGTGTAATACCGTAtcaaaaatgcaacatttttc harbors:
- the LOC127863402 gene encoding uncharacterized protein LOC127863402, translating into MKKLYNDNLSNVPLSQLNDNVDEKLRDVFISPKICKMRRGKRAFEKTDKPVTQYKDVFLTDDTENRRIFLQGETGSGKTTFLAKMALDWCKESHMCSAKGNISHIFADLDVVQGFMFVFHITLKHSVKQFDVNTMIKKQIIDSIYAREDRKKAYILVNEIMKRERCLVLLDGLDEWTGPGDHHNLPTLVVDHSKCVMLFSTRPWTLAVGKIKHSEIGALLQLEGINKPFEFSRILLSRRVSKEDLNIKYAAFKHYIENQKLEKLLSSPMFLSTIVCSYADGIELNGSKCELYILLLESLFKKANLETRRFEQPPFPCFTGTKYIQPNIEHMNRLAELAFNLLFENAKENSLVFSNTELENFALTSGIVSATHNAFTVRSASFYMFIHFSIQEFLAAYHIARNTNLIDGVISVYLNRHKDANRDIAEVFTFMCGLEVVGAERLSSMMNERNALNDDSSCVFCDIIQEGYREAVANGHTNMSPKLSHFYIDMLNMKDLQSIWANNTANALSLCVDNDMETYANDDSASNMKIDLSLCSKLKILTLKGNGILIKDAVSVAISERPVWIALRITDPTQYSGNSPELPSIQQIELTDVTCSYTWLCSLLSMLLTLDHKVKCSLNDCEITSDVGGAVSPLFKTGHLEIQTENTKIALSVRNTSLWEALHGLNIKSLRLEGRYKAFRENHKELIDQTLSLLFKLDTLRITEEHDTPDLWQTLHGLNIKILSLSIVGRIKHTESLAQSLASLKQLDMLSIEVNYDRRGLWEALHGLSIKSLSMRLICKDGCFKLNYAESMKQSLSSLTQLETLIVSVTYYIPGLWGSLYGLNIKKLILNGGWRGLSLEHAESLSQSLSSHKHLIILSIELDYDRPELWDALNGLSMKRLSLSGKRRGLKLLYAESMKKSLLSLKQLESLIISGFEDCPGLWEAFSGLSIRHLSLLAGLGSYRVDHNGASKSLLSLTHLETLIISEDDKSPGVWQALRFLNIKSLSLYGCNDRGFRVNDTTSLSQSLSSLTHLEKLTLYVFTSIGLQLPQSLKYLNIYCETMPPSKLRDILDTLSACKHAIEIRLECGCASSVDPPERVQLQEYHSSQLEIAARNNVAIKRFRIYEWHYSAGSDMYIHNVCDVDDASQDDCSVKDDAYEHFAKRMKDLKFSRISIRLQTPVAK